In the genome of Megalops cyprinoides isolate fMegCyp1 chromosome 7, fMegCyp1.pri, whole genome shotgun sequence, one region contains:
- the ptges3a gene encoding prostaglandin E synthase 3 produces MQPATAKWYDRRDHVFIEFCVEDSKDVQVKFEKSKLSFGCHGGTDNLKHQNEIDLFEVIDPNESKHKRTDRSVLCCLRKAEPGKSWPRLTKEKAKLNWLSVDFNNWKDWEDDSDEELSSFDRFSEMMNNMGGDDDLPEVDGAEDDSVDSDDEKMPDLE; encoded by the exons AT GCAGCCAGCAACTGCTAAATGGTATGACAGGCGGGATCACGTCTTCATTGAATTCTGTGTAGAAGACAGTAAAGATGTCCAAGTGAAATTTGAAAAATCAAAGCTCAGTTTTGG CTGTCATGGTGGAACAGATAACctcaaacatcaaaatgaaattgacCTCTTTGAAGTTATTGATCCAAAT GAATCcaaacacaaacgcacagacaggtctgttttgtgttgtttacgAAAAGCTGAACCTGGAAAATCATGGCCAAGATTAACAAAGGAAAAGGCAAAG CTAAATTGGCTCAGTGTGGACTTCAATAACTGGAAAGATTGGGAGGATGATTCTGATGAGGAGCTATCCAGTTTTGATCGTTTTTCAGAG atgaTGAATAACATGGGAGGAGATGATGACCTACCAGAAGTGGATGGGGCAGAAGAT GACTCTGTGGACAGTGACGATGAAA aaatgccCGATCTTGAGTAA